The DNA region CGAAACTGGAGCGAAATCGTACACAAGCACTTCCCCAACCGCACCTCCCTGTCCGCCAAGAACCGATACAGCATCCTCCAGCGCAAGCAAGAAAACGCGTCCAAGTCTTCCTCCAAGAAGTCCGCTATCACATACTCCACAGCttcaagcccaagcccaggGCCCAGTCTCAACTACCTCAGCCCCCCTTCCATCgcatccagcagcaccagcaccccagAGCCAGAGTCGTACCCAGAATGGTTCGTCAATAGCGGCAACAGCCAGCCTTCCAATATGGACTTTGGCTCACTAGACCAGGGATACTCCCAGCCTGGTGGGTGGTACCAAGGAGGGGCGATGAGCACATCCCACTCGCCAAGTCCTCAGCtgggtggtgctgggctgGAATGGACCACCACTGGCTCGAGTGACACGACTTGGAGCTCACCTGATATGAGCATCATGCAGAGCTActcgcctgctcctccaacccTGCTGCCGCAACAGTCGTTGGGTTTCCCGGAGCTGGATTATTCCCAGACTCGgcaaccacctcaacagcagATGTATGAGCAGTTGTCTGCTGTTGATGGAAGTTTATCGGGATACAACATGCTGGGAATTTACCAGACTGATGCGTTGGTGTATGAGCAGAGTGAGCAGCCGGTGATGGGCTTTACTCAGCCGATTGGATATGGGGGTGGACAATGCTGGTGACGGGCGTGGAATGTCTCGATAATGGAAAAATGTTCATTCTGTCCCTCTTGTAGCGACAGAGAAAAGCGCAGGGTTAGTTGCATGGGTCTGGAGTTTTTGCATGCCTGGGTTGGGCTTTTGGTTTTCTATTTATCTTACTTTTAATGCTATCTGTCGGAGAAACTCCATTGAATAGAGAAAAATGACATTTCATAGGTATCCAAGATGAGATGGGTTTGTGATGTCGTGTCAACGAGTGAACTCATCGATGCCGAAGAATGACGGGGGAATGTGGAACATGCCCCCAAGGAACCATGGTGAGGCGTGGGCGCTGAGACTTAATAGCAGAGTCggtcttttttctttgagAGATGTCTGGTTGGCGTTGAGGTCCATGACACGGAAGTTCCCTCCGAGAGATTGAGGTAATAAAAAGAATGTTTGGTTTGCGAGCCTTGTTGTCCTGCTGAACAATCTTCAGCCGGAACAAGAACAATCTAATGGTATTGTTACTGAGCCACTAGCATGCATGACTGCGTAGATGGTCTGGGGTTAATTGGAAGGGATATAGGGACTTTTAGATACTTGCTGTTAGTAGTTGGAGTTGGTGCTGCTTGACAGCTCTCGGATAAGGAGAATAGAGGGAGTGGGTTGGGCAAAAAAAGGAAAGTAGAAAACGTcaaaagaacaaaagaaattCTCATCCATCTGAAGGATCCTCCCTGGAATGACCCAGgtccccttcaacccccagATCGTACTATAATCCAACATGATAGCAACACTGAGCTTCCCCAgtcctcagctcctcctccgaggaGGATACGACTACAAACGAGCAGAACTAGCTAAGCGCCAGGTACACTAGAAAACTGGTTGGAACAGCATTGAATCGAACCCATAACTTCTGCACTGCTGGGAGTCGACCCAGCAGACAGAAGGGATGAGAGAATGATCCTTTGGGAGCGGGAGCCTGACTAATTGGCTAAACCCTCTGGTTGTTTTGATGACATTGAGACTGCGGAAACTGATATAAATACCGGGGGCACGTCAACGAGGAAGGAACGACCACATAGCGCGTGATTTCATCGCCCGTCGGCTGTCCACTGTATTTTCATTGTCCTTGCTGCTAGCACGGCTCGCGCTAAATATCAAGATTTCCATGTGATTTGGTTGGCGTGTTTATCATCATGACTGTGCTGCAGGCTACAATCATGGATTTGTTAAAATTGCATTTTGGTGAAAttgtttggtgatgattgtAATATAAAATCCTGCCTCTCTTGGCCTATCCTCATTTAGGGTGTTCGGCCGAAACTTTCTCTCGTCTCTTAACCGACACAGCCTTCGTATCTTGGTCTGTTACTCGAAACAGAATTTACTTGCACATGACTGCCTATTCTATGATCTTGATGTACCCAAATGACAGCCTTGGGCAAGCGATGTAAATGGTATATATCTTCGCGCAAATCGATTCTTTGGACTTCCTTTAGTAGAAGACAATGTTAAATTAAGATTGACCGTGCCGACAGGTGAAACACTGGGAGACAATGTGGATAGATGGGAGCTCGAAGGGATACAGGAGATGTAGATGGAAGTACAGCTGATTGATGGAGTATCAAGGCGAACTCTTTGACCTACACATATGATGCCAGCACTCCAGAAGGAGCCTCTCGTCACCTGTGATATGAATCTCAAAACACTTGGGCGGTCACGAAGCACACGTCAGGGGAGGTGGCAGAATGGAGAGAGGCCGTTTTTTTCTGAAGTCTAGTTGTTCCCTTGATGTTCTGCCTGTGGGAGCACTGGAGGAAGGAACAGAGCCCTCCCGTTGGCCAATGACGACAATCCGGAGAAGTAAGTCCACGATGAGGGGCAGGATAGTAAAAATTTTTTTGAAGCTGTCGTGAACTTTCACACTTTCTTTCTATCTCATCCAAGCAGCCACTCACGATTTTGCTTGCGCGCCCGCTttcgattttttttttcaaagACTTCGCGTTTGCTTGCGCTCTCTCTCGTCGTGctcggttttttttttttttttttttttttttttttttttttaaaaaaaaaaaatcatggCGAAATCTTCCGTTGCCGCTCGCCGTCGCCGCGCCGAAAGGCGCGAGCAAGCCAGTCGTTCCGCCGGCCCCTCAGCCGCTCGCGCGGCTGCTCACAAACGTCTCGCCGAGCTTCTCCCCAGAAATGGGATGGTTTACTGTAAGTATTTTGTTGTTTTCCATTAGTTTCCTCAGTTATCAATTCAACTTTTACCCATGTCAAAGGCTGTATCTTGAAGATCCTGGCAGATCTCTTTTTTCGATCTATCACGACATTCAACCACCTTAGCGACCACAGAGGGTCTGTCAGCAATGACATCTCGCTCTCTCGACCTCTTTCTCCTGCCGGAAATTTGCCAATCTCAGGACCGCTATATCCAAGCCACTCAAGGATTACGGATTTGTCAACCACAGGTCATATGCTAGACACCTGGCAAAGACAGGAGTCAGTCATGTGATCTCAATTTGACTTAAACGACCAGTCCAACTGCAAAAACCAAATTCAAAAATTCATCCCCCTTTCACCAAACTATCTATGGCGGCGTTGACACCGTTCACTGATCCAATGGCTAACATGTGCTGGTTACAGCCAACAAAACTGTGTTGTTGAACCGCGCTGCTGCCGATAGCAAAATGATCCGAGCGATCAAGAACAGCTGGGTATGTCTTTTTATTGTTTGAaaatccaaaaaaagaaagaagaaaacgaaagaaaataagaaaagaaaggaaatcacaacatcatcaacaaggaaTGTTTTGGCTAAACAAAACTTTGCGGTACAGGCTTCCAACCTCGAAGTCTCCGTGGTCAAGCTTAGCTTGACCAGATCCATCATGGACAAGGCCCTGGCCTCAATTTTTGCGGCGGCGACACAAGTGACtcgggagatgatggagtcAGGGGAAATAAACGGAAACGTCGAAACAATGGCGGTTTTGAACAACTTGAAGTTGCGCGTCGGAACGGTCCCGGTGGTTTTGGCTGGTGGCGGAACGAGCATGGGCGTGGGCACGTGGGCGAAACTGGTGCCGTCCGAGCTGTTCTGCAAGATCTTCATGGTCTTACGGGCTGCTCGGCGGTGCTGGTTCGAGGCGCCAGAGGAGCCGTTTGCCGTGGAGGAGCATTGCGCCCTCGCGCACAACATTGACCGCTTCTTTGAAGTGGACATGTTGAACTGGGGGGACTTTGCGATGGTCCAGTTTGTGGTGCGGGGTGGGCTGGGTGATTtcggtgtgggtgtgggaggggaggatgacgatgaggtcGTCGATATCTTTGcgggagatgaggagggagagggggatgaggtggtggatgaggtgggcgaggaggatggtggtgatgaaatGGAGATCGACGATGTAAGTTTCCTGGAATTTGATCCCTGGATTTTGACGTGATCAATTATACTAACTGAAAGCTACCAGTCAACTTCCAAGCTGTTGAACTCTGGtcagttggaggaggcgttCGCTCGCCTTCGGGTGGATATCGGCCAGACCAAGTTGCAGCTGGCCCTTGCCAGGCTGCATTTCTGATTGCCTCTGCAGGTGCGGTGTGAGATTGGCTGAGGGCGGATGGAATGGGGACGGCCGTGTAGGATAAAGAACGGGATTGGTGAAACGTGAGGAAAGTGTAGGCTAATTAAATGGATTCACGGCGTCTTCAGCCGGACAAAGCGGTATACCAAACGTTGATGAAGGCATCCTTGCGAGATGTCAATGACTGGACGACGTGATAGCCCAAAGCTTGTAACCATGACATTTGTGGACTAATTACACGGTTGTCTGGCGATGAGACCCTCCCAGGGCCTCAGATGTACCAGATCGGTGCCACCACTCTGCTGCACCTTGTCCAAACCATCGGCATAATTTCCCGCCATCCATTGGAGTCCCCATTTGGAACTTTCCCAGGTAGCCGAGTGCCCAGTGAAGTTGAGAACAACCACCCATTTCTCCCCAGAGTCAGCCACCCTAACGTACGAAAAGACGTCTGGATTTGTCTTGTCGATAAGTTCAAATCCGCCATGGACCAGAGCACCAGCATTCTCTTTCCGAAGCGTCACCAACCTCTGCCAGAAGTGGTACACGGACGAGGTAGCTTCCAGTTTTGTTTGTGCTGCTGCATTGACAACTGGATAATCGTCATTCACCCGCATCCAAGGGGTAACCTCTTCTGGACAAAAGCCACCGTTTGGACTGCTGTCCCATTGCATGGGGGTGCGACCGTTGTCCCGGGCTTTGGCTCGAAGAGCTCTCCGGGCTTTTTGAAGCTTTTCATGGTCATTAGGATACATCTCATTTACCCTGAAGGAAGGTTAACGTTAGCAAGGCCTCTGACAAAATTTGAGGGGCTTGGATGAGAAACTTTTTCCAGTAATTGACCGACTCAATATCCTTGTACTCCTCTGGTTCCCACTCAAGCGGGACATTTCTCATGCCAAGCTCCTCTCCCTGATAGACAAAAAGAGTTCCGCTTAGGGTGGTCTCCATCATTGCAAGCAACTTCGACCCGTACTCTCTGTACTCATCGCTATCATCACAATAGTGCGATACAGACCGAGGCTGATCGTGATTCTCGCAGTAAAGCGAGTtccagccaccaccatcgatCAT from Podospora pseudoanserina strain CBS 124.78 chromosome 1, whole genome shotgun sequence includes:
- a CDS encoding hypothetical protein (COG:K; EggNog:ENOG503Q392), with the protein product MSPTSSAASKQKTRQVWTPEEDHVLSEAVRAETPAHGPISWHKVASHLPGRNNKDCRKRWHYSIINTIRKGTWTKDEDQKLKAAVEVYGARWSKIAEAVGTRNGDQCWKRWYDCLDPSIDKSPWTSDEDARLLHQVSKSGRNWSEIVHKHFPNRTSLSAKNRYSILQRKQENASKSSSKKSAITYSTASSPSPGPSLNYLSPPSIASSSTSTPEPESYPEWFVNSGNSQPSNMDFGSLDQGYSQPGGWYQGGAMSTSHSPSPQLGGAGLEWTTTGSSDTTWSSPDMSIMQSYSPAPPTLLPQQSLGFPELDYSQTRQPPQQQMYEQLSAVDGSLSGYNMLGIYQTDALVYEQSEQPVMGFTQPIGYGGGQCW
- a CDS encoding hypothetical protein (EggNog:ENOG503PTEP), with the translated sequence MIRAIKNSWASNLEVSVVKLSLTRSIMDKALASIFAAATQVTREMMESGEINGNVETMAVLNNLKLRVGTVPVVLAGGGTSMGVGTWAKLVPSELFCKIFMVLRAARRCWFEAPEEPFAVEEHCALAHNIDRFFEVDMLNWGDFAMVQFVVRGGLGDFGVGVGGEDDDEVVDIFAGDEEGEGDEVVDEVGEEDGGDEMEIDDSTSKLLNSGQLEEAFARLRVDIGQTKLQLALARLHF